A region of Argentina anserina chromosome 5, drPotAnse1.1, whole genome shotgun sequence DNA encodes the following proteins:
- the LOC126794306 gene encoding coatomer subunit alpha-1-like: protein MLTKFETKSNRVKGLSFHTKRPWILASLHSGVIQLWDYRMGALIDRFDEHDGPVRGVHFHKSQPLFVSGGDDYKIKVWNYKMHRCLFTLLGHLDYIRTVQFHHENPWIVSASDDQTIRIWNWQSRTCISVLTGHNHYVMCASFHPKEDLVVSASLDQTVRVWDIGSLKKKTVSPADDILRLSQMNTDLFGGVDVVVKYVLEGHDRGVNWASFHPNLPLIVSGADDRQVKLWRMNDTKAWEVDTLRGHMNNVSCVMFHAKQDIIVSNSEDKSIRVWDVTKRTGIQTFRREHDRFWILSSHPEMNLLAAGHDSGMIVFKLERERPAFAVSGDSLFYAKDRFLKYYEFSTQRDTQVIPIRRPGSITLNQSPRTLSYSPSENAVLVCSDLDGGSYELYFIPKDSITRGDSAQDAKRGVGGSAVFVGRNRFAVLEKTTNNVFVKNLKNEVVKKTLLPFAADAIFYAGTGSLLCRSEDRVFIFDLPQRTVLGELPTPFIKYVVWSNDMESVALLSKHAIIIASKRLVHQCTLHETIRVKSGGWDDKGVFIYSTLNHIKYCLPNGDSGIIRTLDVPIYITKVSENTIFCLDRDGKNKAIVIDATEYIFKLSLLKKKYDKVMNMIRNSQLCGQAMIAYLQQKGFPEVALHFVKDERTRFNLALESGNIQIAVESATAIDEKDYWYRLGVEALRQGNAGIVEFAYQRTKNFERLSFLYLINGNTQKLSKMLKIAEVKNDVMGQFHNALYLGNVEERIKILENVGHLPLAYITAKNHGLHDIAERLAAELGDNLPTLPEGKAPPCLLTPPAPIMCGGDWPLLRVTRGMFEGALDNRGPVEDDDDDEGGVGWVEEDMVIHDVVVPPGLEDEEVPASPDGEIGGWELEDLDIPHEAETPRASVNNHSSGFVAPTAGMPVSQIWIQRSSLAAEHAAAGHFDTAMRLLNRQLGIKNFTPLRQLFLDLHSGSHSYLRAFSSAPVISLAVERGWNDSATPNVRNPPALVFNFSQLEEKLKAGYRATTAGRFTEALKLFLSILHTIPLIVVDSRREVDEVKELIVIVKEYVMGLQMELKRREIRDDPVRLQELAAYFTHCNLQLPHLRLALQSAMSACYKGKNLATAANFARRLLETNPTVESQVRLARQVLQAAEKNMTDASQLNYDFRNPFVTCGATYVPIYRGQKDVSCPYCSSRFVPSQEGKLCTVCDLALVGADASGLLCSPSQIR from the exons ATGTTGACCAAGTTTGAGACGAAGAGTAATCGAGTGAAGGGGCTGAGCTTCCACACTAAGAGGCCATGGATCCTCGCGAGTCTGCACAGTGGTGTGATCCAGCTCTGGGACTATCGCATGGGGGCTCTCATTGATCGATTCGATGAGCACGATGGACCTGTTCGCGGTGTTCATTTCCACAAATCTCAGCCTCTCTTTGTTTCTGGAG GGGATGATTACAAGATTAAAGTTTGGAACTACAAGATGCATAGATGTCTCTTTACTCTTCTTGGCCATCTGGATTATATTCGTACCGTGCAATTTCACCATGAGAACCCCTGGATTGTGAGTGCCAGTGATGACCAGACTATTCGTATATGGAACTGGCAGTCACGCACTTGTATATCAGTTCTGACAGGCCACAATCATTATGTTATGTGTGCCTCATTTCATCCTAAAGAAGACCTTGTCGTATCTGCCTCCTTGGATCAGACTGTCCGTGTTTGGGATATTGGTTCTCTTAAAAAGAAAACCGTGTCCCCTGCGGATGACATACTGCGACTAAGTCAGATGAATACAGATCTTTTTGGTGGTGTTGATGTTGTTGTCAAATATGTCCTGGAAGGCCATGACCGAGGTGTCAATTGGGCTTCATTCCACCCCAACCTGCCTCTCATTGTCTCAGGAGCAGATGATCGCCAAGTTAAACTGTGGCGGATGAATG ATACTAAGGCTTGGGAAGTGGACACTTTGAGAGGTCACATGAATAATGTTTCATGTGTTATGTTTCACGCCAAGCAGGATATTATCGTATCCAACTCTGAGGACAAAAGTATCCGTGTCTGGGATGTAACAAAACGAACCGGAATCCAAACTTTCCGACGAGAGCATGATCGCTTTTGGATACTTTCATCTCACCCTGAAATGAATTTATTAGCAGCAGGTCATGACAGTGGGATGATTGTGTTCAAATTAGAGAGGGAAAGACCAGCCTTTGCCGTCAGTGGTGATTCTCTGTTCTATGCTAAAGACCGCTTTTTGAAGTACTATGAGTTTTCAACCCAAAGAGATACACAAGTTATTCCAATTCGACGACCTGGTTCCATCACTTTAAACCAAAGTCCAAGGACCCTTTCTTACAGTCCTTCAGAAAATGCCGTTCTTGTTTGCTCAGACTTGGATGGGGGATCCTATGAGTTGTATTTCATACCCAAAGACAGCATTACTAGGGGTGACAGCGCTCAAGATGCTAAAAGAGGTGTTGGTGGTTCAGCTGTTTTTGTGGGGCGGAATAGGTTTGCTGTGCTTGAGAAAACTACCAACAATGTCTTTGTAAAGAATTTGAAGAATGAGGTTGTTAAAAAGACTCTCCTCCCTTTTGCTGCTGATGCAATATTCTATGCTGGAACAGGTAGTTTGCTGTGTAGGTCAGAGGACAGAGTGTTTATATTTGATCTTCCCCAGAGAACTGTTCTTGGTGAACTTCCAACCCCCTTCATCAAGTATGTTGTTTGGTCTAATGACATGGAAAGTGTTGCCTTGCTGAGCAAACATGCCATAATTATTGCGAGCAAGAGGCTAGTGCACCAATGCACTCTTCATGAGACAATCCGTGTAAAGAGTGGTGGTTGGGATGACAAAGGTGTTTTCATTTATTCAACTCTGAATCACATCAAGTATTGTCTGCCTAATGGAGATAGTGGAATAATCAGAACCCTTGATGTTCCTATTTACATTACGAAAGTTTCTGAAAATACCATATTTTGCTTAGATCGGGATGGGAAAAATAAGGCCATAGTTATTGATGCCACAGAATACATTTTTAAGCTATCCCTTTTGAAGAAGAAATATGACAAAGTCATGAACATGATAAGGAACTCACAGCTCTGTGGGCAGGCGATGATAGCTTATCTGCAACAGAAGGGGTTCCCTGAAGTTGCTCTTCATTTTGTGAAAGATGAAAGAACTCGATTCAATCTGGCATTAGAGAGTGGCAATATTCAAATTGCGGTTGAATCTGCTACGGCAATTGATGAGAAAGATTATTGGTACAGGTTGGGTGTTGAGGCTCTTCGACAGGGCAATGCAG GTATTGTTGAGTTTGCCTACCAGAGGACCAAAAATTTTGAGAGGCTGTCTTTCCTGTATCTCATAAATGGTAACACGCAGAAACTGTCCAAGATGCTGAAAATTGCTGAGGTCAAGAATGATGTCATGGGTCAGTTTCACAATGCACTGTATCTGGGGAATGTTGAGGAGCGCATTAAGATATTAGAGAATGTTGGCCACTTGCCCCTTGCTTATATCACAGCGAAAAATCATGGGCTGCATGATATTGCTGAAAGGCTAGCAGCTGAGTTGGGGGATAATCTTCCGACTTTGCCCGAGGGTAAAGCACCACCATGTCTTTTGACTCCCCCAGCGCCAATAATGTGTGGTGGTGATTGGCCACTTCTCAGGGTAACGAGAGGTATGTTTGAAGGTGCGTTGGATAATAGGGGACCTgtggaggatgatgatgatgatgagggtGGTGTAGGCTGGGTTGAGGAGGATATGGTTATACATGATGTTGTTGTCCCTCCAGGTTTGGAAGATGAGGAAGTGCCCGCTAGTCCAGATGGAGAGATAGGAGGATGGGAGCTTGAAGATCTGGATATCCCCCATGAAGCTGAGACACCTAGGGCTTCTGTTAATAATCATTCATCAGGGTTTGTCGCTCCAACTGCTGGCATGCCTGTAAGCCAGATCTGGATCCAGAGATCATCTCTTGCAGCTGAGCATGCTGCTGCAGGCCATTTTGATACTGCAATGAGGTTGCTGAATAGGCAACTTGGAATTAAAAACTTCACTCCTTTAAGGCAATTGTTCCTTGATCTTCACTCTGGAAGCCACAGCTATTTACGGGCATTTTCGTCTGCTCCTGTGATTTCACTAGCAGTTGAGCGTGGGTGGAATGACTCAGCCACGCCAAATGTGAGAAATCCACCAGCACTTGTGTTCAATTTTTCCCAGTTGGAAGAAAAGCTCAAAGCTGGTTACAGGGCCACTACTGCAGGGAGGTTCACTGAAGCTCTAAAGCTCTTTCTTAGTATTCTTCATACAATACCTTTGATCGTTGTTGATTCGAGGAGAGAAGTTGATGAAGTCAAGGAGTTAATTGTAATAGTCAAGGAATATGTTATGGGTTTGCAAATGGAGCTGAAGAGAAGGGAAATTAGAGATGATCCAGTACGTCTGCAGGAGCTTGCAGCTTATTTCACACACTGCAATCTTCAATTGCCTCACTTAAGGCTTGCCTTGCAAAGTGCAATGTCAGCTTGCTACAAGGGGAAGAACCTTGCAACTGCTGCTAACTTTGCCCGGCGGTTGTTGGAGACTAACCCCACTGTTGAGAGTCAGGTAAGGTTAGCCAGGCAGGTGCTGCAGGCTGCAGAGAAGAATATGACTGATGCTTCTCAACTGAACTATGACTTCAGAAATCCATTTGTGACTTGTGGAGCAACATATGTACCAATTTACCGAGGACAGAAGGATGTCTCTTGCCCTTACTGTAGCTCACGGTTTGTGCCAAGCCAGGAAGGGAAGCTCTGTACTGTTTGTGATCTTGCGTTGGTTGGTGCAGATGCTTCCGGATTGCTCTGTTCTCCATCTCAGATTCGATAA
- the LOC126794312 gene encoding cytochrome P450 CYP736A12-like: MDPSTIIAILLALLTCLWSFISALSKPKHQKLPPGPRPLPIIGNLHKLGKLPHRSLQLLAKEYGDIMFIRLGNVPAIVVSSPKAAELFLKTHDTNFISRPKMQATEYMSYGSKGMILSQYGSYWRHMRKVCTLQLFCPAKLEAFAPLRKEELGGLVRKLKKASEEGGVVNVSELIGAMNENITYRMLLGCTTDDRFDLKVIVEEMLLLIGAFNIADFVPSLAAFDIQGLTKRLKIISKQIDQLLEKIVDDHEQVARTKNGKQGRHEDFVDVLLSLMNQPLNPNDEQVVHLDRANVKAILLEMIAAAFDTSATAIIWTLAELLRHPRIMKNLQEELQNVVGMNRMVEEFDLPKLDYLNMVVKESMRLRPVAPLLVPRESINDISINGYHIPKKSRIIVNVWSIGRDPIVWSENAEEFYPERFVDNNIDLRGHDFQLMPFGSGRRGCPGMQLGLTTVRLVLAQLVHCFNWDLPHGLLPQALDMSEKFGLSTSKAEHLLAKPTSRLT; encoded by the exons ATGGATCCTTCAACAATAATAGCCATCCTCCTGGCTCTCCTCACATGCCTTTGGTCATTCATCTCTGCCttatcaaaaccaaaacaccAAAAATTACCACCCGGCCCCCGCCCGCTGCCGATAATAGGAAACCTTCACAAGCTAGGAAAGCTTCCCCATCGTAGCCTCCAGCTCTTGGCCAAAGAATACGGAGACATCATGTTCATTCGTCTAGGCAATGTTCCAGCCATAGTTGTCTCCTCCCCAAAAGCCGCAGAGCTATTCCTCAAAACTCATGACACTAACTTCATTAGCCGGCCCAAAATGCAAGCCACGGAGTACATGAGCTACGGCTCAAAGGGCATGATCCTTTCCCAGTACGGTTCCTACTGGCGCCATATGAGGAAGGTCTGCACGCTACAGCTCTTTTGTCCAGCAAAACTGGAGGCTTTCGCGCCATTGCGGAAGGAGGAGCTGGGAGGGCTGGTGAGGAAGCTGAAGAAAGCTTCAGAGGAAGGTGGAGTTGTGAATGTTAGTGAGCTGATTGGCGCGATGAACGAGAACATAACCTATAGGATGTTGTTGGGCTGTACAACGGATGATAGGTTTGATTTGAAAGTCATTGTTGAGGAAATGTTGTTATTGATAGGGGCTTTCAATATAGCTGATTTTGTTCCTTCCCTGGCTGCATTTGATATTCAG GGATTGACTAAGCGCTTAAAGATTATCAGCAAGCAGATCGATCAACTCCTGGAGAAGATAGTAGACGACCACGAACAAGTTGCCAGGACCAAGAATGGGAAACAAGGTCGGCATGAGGACTTTGTAGACGTATTGCTCTCGTTAATGAACCAACCGTTGAACCCCAATGATGAGCAAGTAGTCCATCTTGATCGAGCAAATGTTAAAGCCATCTTACTAGAAATGATCGCCGCGGCTTTTGATACTTCAGCTACCGCAATTATTTGGACCCTTGCGGAGCTCTTAAGGCATCCAAGGATCATGAAGAATCTCCAAGAGGAGCTCCAAAATGTGGTCGGTATGAATCGAATGGTTGAAGAGTTTGATTTGCCAAAGCTGGATTACTtgaatatggtggtgaaagaGAGCATGAGACTACGCCCAGTTGCTCCGTTACTAGTCCCGCGTGAATCCATCAACGACATATCAATCAACGGATACCACATACCCAAGAAGTCACGGATCATAGTAAACGTCTGGAGCATCGGAAGAGATCCTATCGTTTGGTCGGAAAATGCAGAGGAATTTTATCCAGAAAGGTTCGTGGACAACAACATAGACCTAAGGGGACATGATTTTCAGCTCATGCCATTCGGGTCTGGCCGAAGAGGGTGTCCAGGTATGCAGTTAGGCCTAACTACAGTTCGGCTAGTTCTGGCACAACTAGTGCACTGCTTTAACTGGGACCTCCCACATGGCTTGCTACCTCAAGCCTTGGACATGTCTGAGAAATTCGGTTTGTCAACCTCAAAAGCCGAACACTTGCTTGCCAAGCCAACTTCCCGTCTTACGTAG
- the LOC126794317 gene encoding cytochrome P450 CYP736A12-like — translation MSSSTITAAILLALLTCLWSLISTLSKPKLPPGPRPLPIIGNLHKLGKLPHRSLQHLAKEYGDIMSIRLGNVPAIVVSSPIAAELFLKTHDTNFTSRPKIQATEYLSYGSKGMIFSQYGPYWRHMRKVCTLQLFCPAKLEAFAPLRKEELGGLVRKLKKASKEGEVVDVSEQIGAMNEDITYRMVLGCTRDDRFDLKAIVEEALLLEGAFNIADFVPFLAALDIQGLTKRLKIVSKQIDQLLEKIVDDHEQVARTKTGKQDWHKDFVDVLLSLMNKPLNPNDEQVHYLDRENVKAILLELIIGALHTSASAIIWTLAELLRHPRIMKNLQEELQNVVGMNRTVEEYDLPKMDYLSMVVKESFRLYPSGALLLPRESNDDITINGYDIPKKSRIIVNAWSIGRDPNVWSENVEEFYPERFVNSNIDLRGRDFELMPFGSGRRGCPGMQSGLTTVWLVVAQLVHCFNWELPDGLLPQDIDMSEEFGLAISKAKHLLAKPTYRLI, via the exons ATGAGTTCTTCAACAATAACAGCAGCCATCCTCCTGGCTCTCCTCACATGCCTTTGGTCACTCATCTCTACCTtatcaaaaccaaaactaCCACCCGGCCCCCGCCCGCTGCCGATAATAGGAAACCTTCACAAGCTAGGAAAGCTTCCCCATCGTAGCCTCCAGCACTTGGCCAAAGAATACGGAGACATCATGTCCATTCGTCTAGGCAATGTTCCAGCCATAGTAGTCTCTTCCCCAATAGCCGCAGAGCTATTCCTCAAAACTCATGACACTAACTTCACCAGCCGGCCCAAAATACAAGCCACGGAGTACCTGAGCTACGGCTCAAAGGGCATGATCTTTTCCCAGTACGGTCCCTACTGGCGCCATATGAGGAAGGTTTGTACGCTACAGCTCTTTTGTCCAGCAAAACTGGAGGCTTTCGCGCCATTGCGAAAGGAGGAGCTGGGAGGGCTGGTGAGGAAGCTGAAGAAAGCTTCAAAGGAAGGTGAAGTTGTGGATGTTAGTGAGCAGATTGGCGCGATGAACGAGGACATAACCTATAGGATGGTGTTGGGCTGTACAAGGGATGACAGGTTTGATTTGAAAGCCATTGTTGAGGAAGCGTTGTTATTGGAAGGGGCTTTCAATATAGCTGATTTTGTTCCTTTCCTAGCTGCACTTGATATTCAG GGATTGACTAAGCGCTTAAAGATTGTCAGCAAGCAGATTGATCAACTCCTAGAGAAGATAGTAGACGACCATGAACAAGTTGCCAGGACCAAGACTGGGAAACAAGATTGGCATAAGGACTTTGTAGACGTGTTGCTCTCGTTAATGAACAAACCATTGAACCCCAATGATGAGCAAGTACACTATCTTGATCGAGAAAATGTGAAAGCCATCTTACTAGAATTGATCATCGGCGCTTTACATACTTCAGCTAGCGCTATTATTTGGACCCTTGCAGAGCTCTTGAGGCATCCAAGGATCATGAAGAATCTCCAAGAGGAGCTCCAAAATGTGGTCGGTATGAACCGAACGGTGGAAGAGTATGATTTGCCAAAGATGGATTACTTGAGTATGGTGGTCAAGGAGAGCTTCAGATTATACCCTAGTGGTGCGTTACTACTCCCACGTGAATCCAACGATGACATTACAATCAATGGTTATGACATCCCAAAGAAGTCGCGGATTATAGTAAACGCCTGGAGCATTGGAAGAGATcctaacgtgtggtctgaaaaTGTTGAGGAATTTTATCCTGAAAGGTTCGTGAATAGCAACATAGACCTAAGGGGACGTGACTTTGAGCTCATGCCATTCGGGTCTGGTAGAAGAGGGTGTCCAGGTATGCAGTCAGGCCTAACCACAGTTTGGCTAGTTGTTGCACAACTGGTGCACTGCTTTAACTGGGAGCTCCCAGATGGATTGCTACCTCAAGACATAGACATGTCCGAGGAATTCGGTTTAGCAATATCAAAAGCCAAACACTTGCTTGCCAAGCCAACTTACCGTCTTATctag